One Rhodoferax ferrireducens T118 DNA segment encodes these proteins:
- a CDS encoding formate dehydrogenase accessory sulfurtransferase FdhD: MLPYLTQARAPLTREVTALNEWGDVDTVSIPAERALTVYVDKRELVTLMTLGAQPELLVLGFLRNQRLVQSVQEIESITVDWDVGAAAVKTRQGISDIEARTAKRVVTTGCGQGSVFGDLMAEVDRLVLPAATLTQKQLYGIVNAIRLQETTYKSSGSVHGCALFRGEEMLVFVEDVGRHNAIDTIAGWMWLQSDEAMSGQDKVFYTTGRLTSEMVIKSAQMGVPIVVSRSGITQMGHDVAQRLGLCAIGRATNKRFLCYSAAERLLLQPGLVGARLAAA; encoded by the coding sequence TTGCTGCCGTATCTGACCCAGGCCCGCGCGCCGCTGACGCGTGAGGTGACTGCGCTCAATGAATGGGGTGACGTGGACACGGTCTCCATCCCGGCTGAGCGCGCGCTCACCGTTTATGTCGACAAGCGCGAATTGGTGACGCTGATGACGCTGGGCGCCCAGCCCGAGCTGCTGGTGCTGGGCTTCTTGCGCAACCAGCGCCTGGTGCAATCGGTGCAGGAGATCGAATCCATTACCGTCGATTGGGACGTGGGCGCCGCTGCCGTCAAAACGCGCCAGGGCATCTCGGACATTGAAGCGCGCACCGCCAAACGGGTGGTCACCACCGGTTGCGGCCAGGGCAGCGTGTTTGGTGACCTGATGGCGGAGGTGGACCGTCTGGTGCTGCCGGCGGCCACGCTGACGCAAAAGCAGCTGTACGGCATCGTCAACGCCATCCGGCTACAAGAGACCACCTACAAGTCATCCGGCTCCGTGCATGGCTGTGCCTTGTTTCGGGGCGAAGAAATGTTGGTATTCGTGGAAGATGTGGGCCGCCACAACGCGATTGACACCATTGCGGGCTGGATGTGGCTGCAATCCGATGAGGCCATGAGCGGTCAGGATAAAGTTTTTTACACCACCGGCCGCCTGACCAGCGAGATGGTGATCAAGTCGGCGCAAATGGGGGTGCCGATTGTGGTGTCGCGCAGCGGCATCACCCAAATGGGGCACGACGTGGCGCAGCGCCTGGGTTTGTGCGCCATTGGCCGCGCCACCAACAAGCGTTTTCTTTGCTACAGCGCCGCCGAGCGCTTGCTGCTGCAGCCTGGCCTGGTGGGCGCCCGGCTCGCCGCCGCCTGA
- a CDS encoding group II truncated hemoglobin, translated as MNIEKKPVADTPFDQIGGEAKVQALVERFYDLMDREPSYRAVRAAHGNVLDDARQRLFWFLCGWLGGPQHYAERFGHPRLRRRHLPFKIGTLERDQWLACMDQAMGETGVPDALRSQLREAFFKTADLMRNPHD; from the coding sequence ATGAACATCGAGAAAAAACCCGTTGCTGATACGCCGTTCGACCAGATCGGCGGTGAAGCCAAGGTACAGGCATTGGTGGAGCGTTTTTACGACCTGATGGACCGGGAGCCGAGCTACCGGGCGGTGCGTGCGGCGCATGGCAACGTGCTCGACGATGCCCGGCAAAGGTTGTTCTGGTTCTTGTGCGGCTGGCTCGGCGGGCCGCAACACTATGCGGAGCGCTTTGGCCACCCGCGCCTGCGGCGTCGCCATCTGCCGTTCAAGATTGGCACGCTTGAACGCGACCAATGGCTGGCCTGCATGGATCAGGCGATGGGCGAGACCGGCGTGCCCGACGCGTTACGCAGTCAGCTGCGGGAGGCGTTCTTCAAGACCGCAGACTTGATGCGCAATCCGCACGACTAA
- the radC gene encoding RadC family protein, giving the protein MPLKDLPPDARPREKLLARGPGALSDVELLAVLLRTGIKGKGVLQMARELLELKKSGSDDNDGFDGIAGLLHATSDDLKRIKGLGPAKRAELVAVLELSRRALAQQLKERTIFATPDAVKHYLQLHLAAKPHEVFAVLFLDVQNRLLALEELFRGTLTQTSVYPREVVLRALHHQASSVVLAHNHPSGTVQPSRADEMLTQTLKTTLALIDVRVLDHVIVAPGEALSMAERGLL; this is encoded by the coding sequence ATGCCCCTCAAAGACCTCCCCCCCGATGCCCGTCCGCGCGAAAAACTGTTGGCGCGCGGCCCTGGCGCCCTGAGCGACGTCGAGCTGCTGGCCGTCCTGCTGCGCACCGGCATCAAGGGCAAGGGCGTGCTGCAGATGGCGCGCGAGTTGCTGGAGCTGAAAAAATCCGGCAGCGACGACAACGATGGCTTTGACGGCATTGCCGGGCTCTTACACGCCACGTCCGACGACCTCAAACGCATCAAAGGCCTGGGCCCCGCTAAAAGGGCCGAACTGGTGGCGGTATTGGAACTGTCGCGCCGCGCGCTGGCCCAGCAACTGAAAGAGCGCACCATCTTTGCCACGCCGGACGCCGTCAAGCACTACCTGCAACTGCACCTGGCAGCCAAACCGCATGAGGTGTTTGCCGTGCTGTTTCTGGACGTGCAAAACCGCCTGCTGGCGTTGGAAGAATTGTTCCGCGGCACCCTGACACAAACCAGTGTTTACCCGCGTGAAGTGGTGCTGCGCGCCCTGCACCACCAGGCCAGCAGCGTGGTGCTGGCGCACAACCACCCCAGCGGCACGGTGCAACCCTCGCGCGCGGACGAGATGCTGACGCAGACCCTGAAAACAACGCTCGCACTCATCGACGTGCGGGTGCTGGACCACGTCATCGTGGCACCGGGCGAAGCGCTGTCAATGGCAGAGCGGGGCTTGCTGTGA
- a CDS encoding substrate-binding periplasmic protein translates to MKLRYMGSLMLALCAIATSVAAGPDCSRPLTLALHDHGLLYSADTDAGIDKDFADELIRRSGCKIAVSLMSRARIWQLIESGALDFSLSGITNAERNRFAGFAWYFSNKYYLLVRRDSGVRQLADFERSDPFRLGVIRSFRYSESANRLVDKLTLANRVSQANGLAPLYETLLLNRIQGMIIEPFDYPALDQKKIRDITSVIEFDDPAVPHGLIMSKKALSPAEQDKWRALVNDMRADGTVRRIFEKYFDPGLAAALVAFQPPP, encoded by the coding sequence ATGAAACTACGCTATATGGGCAGCTTGATGCTCGCGCTGTGCGCCATTGCCACCTCAGTGGCGGCCGGGCCTGACTGCTCGCGTCCTCTCACGCTTGCCTTGCATGACCACGGTCTGCTCTACTCGGCCGATACCGACGCAGGCATCGACAAGGATTTTGCCGATGAACTGATCCGCCGCAGCGGCTGCAAAATTGCCGTCAGCCTCATGTCGCGCGCGCGCATCTGGCAGCTGATCGAGTCCGGCGCGCTCGATTTCAGCCTGTCTGGTATCACCAACGCCGAGCGCAACCGGTTTGCCGGCTTTGCCTGGTATTTCAGCAACAAATACTATTTGCTGGTGCGCCGGGACTCCGGTGTGCGCCAGTTGGCCGACTTCGAGCGCAGTGACCCGTTTCGGCTCGGGGTCATCCGCAGCTTTCGCTACAGCGAGTCCGCCAACCGACTGGTCGACAAACTCACGCTCGCCAACCGCGTCAGCCAGGCCAATGGCCTGGCGCCGCTGTATGAGACGCTGTTGCTCAACCGCATTCAGGGCATGATCATTGAGCCCTTCGACTACCCGGCGCTGGACCAGAAGAAGATTCGCGACATCACTTCCGTTATTGAGTTTGACGACCCGGCGGTGCCCCACGGCCTCATCATGTCAAAGAAGGCCTTGAGTCCGGCCGAGCAGGACAAGTGGCGCGCGTTGGTCAACGACATGCGCGCCGATGGCACCGTGCGGCGCATCTTCGAGAAATACTTTGATCCCGGACTCGCCGCCGCCCTCGTTGCTTTCCAGCCCCCGCCATGA
- a CDS encoding Smr/MutS family protein: MTKPVKVKALTDLKVVKKAIAEKARQRTEQASAQVKAVKQAASDKDLFVRAAGAVQPLPDKRKVLHKVEPKMPLAMQYQKDEKAVLREAISDEFDVSTLLETDEHLSFRRPGIGPDVTRKLRRGDWSIQRQLDLHGLRRDDAREVLSLFIREAHKHGIRCVRVIHGKGLGSPGKAPILKSRVHSWLVQKTEVLAFVQAKPADGGAGALVVLLMASRG; encoded by the coding sequence ATGACCAAGCCCGTCAAGGTCAAAGCTTTGACCGACCTCAAGGTGGTCAAAAAGGCCATCGCCGAGAAAGCCAGGCAGCGCACCGAGCAGGCCAGCGCCCAGGTGAAAGCCGTCAAGCAGGCCGCCAGTGACAAGGATTTGTTCGTCAGGGCCGCTGGAGCCGTCCAGCCCCTGCCAGACAAGCGCAAGGTGCTACATAAAGTGGAGCCAAAGATGCCGCTGGCGATGCAGTACCAGAAGGATGAAAAAGCGGTACTGCGTGAGGCCATCAGCGACGAGTTTGATGTGTCAACCCTGCTGGAAACCGACGAACATTTGAGCTTTCGCCGCCCCGGCATTGGCCCGGATGTGACGCGCAAGTTGCGCCGGGGAGACTGGTCGATCCAGCGTCAACTGGACCTGCACGGCCTGCGCCGCGACGATGCCCGCGAAGTGTTAAGCCTCTTCATCCGCGAGGCGCACAAACACGGCATTCGCTGCGTGCGCGTGATCCACGGCAAAGGGCTGGGCTCGCCCGGCAAAGCGCCGATCCTGAAAAGCCGGGTGCACAGCTGGCTGGTGCAGAAAACCGAAGTGCTGGCCTTTGTGCAGGCCAAACCGGCCGATGGGGGCGCTGGTGCGCTGGTGGTGCTGCTGATGGCATCGCGCGGGTAA
- a CDS encoding bifunctional diguanylate cyclase/phosphodiesterase — protein sequence MSWARLSRLPLLILVVSLGVTWLLWNHERQISRNQVRSQFDFALRDAVSRVEQRIASYEQMLRGVQGLLATTDAADRDKFRDYVSALQLDANFSGIQAIGLAEWVAASGKDAHLAAMRRLGFADYAIYPLGERENYAPIIQREPYTGNNRIPTGFDPWSEPVRRLAMEKARDSGMAAISGKVRLTVDSQPDALPGFIMFLPVYARAQPHDSVALRQAHLSAWVYASFRMNDLMASLYGEQPPGLSVAIYDGVEPSASTLLYSTSGDAAKPRRAAMAADEYLVVAGRTWTLSMSAKDEFKDSVGSSAESLIAVAGTGLSLLLALLAWLMATGRDRAVRLAATMTRELRESEEKFRAIADCTVNLEVWWGLDGRPRWINPSVKDYSGYTVQECLAMPDFAGTLIHPEDMPRVAPELQKGLQGLRGDDLEFRCVRKDGSVFWLSASWVPIQDAKGVFTGFRTSGRDVTDRKQAEAELRIAAVAFDSLEGMMMTDASSVILRVNKAFTEITGYSAEEAVGQTPRLIQSGRHGEDFYRAMWDDIRRKGGWQGEVWNRRKSGEVYPQLLSISVVKDADGTVTHYIAAHHDISERKNAEERIKELAFFDQLTGLANRTLLLDRAVQTMAASSRDGSFGALMFIDLDNFKMLNDTLGHDMGDILLKQVAQRLNTCVRDGDTVARLGGDEFVVKLAGLGTVAGEAAVSAETVADKILTALNQTYQLGSVAYHSTPSIGVTLFKGQSVAIEELMKQADLAMYRAKAASRNTVRFFDPAMESVMMVRAALERDLRQALEEHQFVLHYQAQVAGDYHLTGAEVLVRWQHPQRGMVWPDDFIPAAEETGLILPLGHWVLQTACTQLTIWAARPETADLTVAVNVSAQQFRQPDFVAQVLAVLAATGANPQRLKLELTESLLVSNVQDLIEKMAALKAKGVGFSLDDFGTGFSSLSYLKRLPLDQLKIDKSFVRDVLTDPNDAAIAKTIIALAQSLALGVIAEGVETSAQRDFLAQAGCQAYQGYFFSRPVPLEDFEQLCAAGLRAPAGV from the coding sequence ATGAGCTGGGCCCGCCTGAGCCGGCTGCCCCTGCTCATCCTGGTCGTCTCGCTTGGCGTGACCTGGCTGCTATGGAATCACGAGCGGCAAATCTCGCGCAATCAGGTGCGCTCCCAGTTCGACTTTGCGCTGCGCGATGCAGTCAGCCGGGTTGAGCAGCGCATCGCCAGCTACGAGCAGATGTTGCGTGGCGTGCAAGGCCTGCTCGCGACCACCGATGCCGCAGACCGCGACAAGTTCCGCGACTACGTCAGCGCGCTTCAACTCGACGCCAACTTTTCCGGCATCCAGGCTATCGGTCTCGCCGAGTGGGTGGCGGCGTCAGGCAAAGACGCCCACCTGGCCGCCATGCGCCGGCTCGGCTTCGCTGACTACGCCATTTACCCCCTGGGTGAGCGCGAAAATTACGCCCCGATCATCCAGCGCGAGCCCTATACGGGCAACAACCGCATCCCCACCGGCTTTGACCCGTGGTCGGAACCGGTGCGGCGACTGGCGATGGAGAAGGCGAGGGACTCTGGCATGGCGGCGATATCCGGCAAGGTCCGCCTGACCGTGGACAGCCAGCCAGATGCACTACCCGGCTTCATCATGTTTCTGCCGGTTTATGCGCGCGCTCAGCCACATGACAGCGTGGCGCTTCGCCAAGCCCACCTGAGCGCTTGGGTCTACGCCTCGTTCCGCATGAACGACCTGATGGCCAGCCTGTATGGCGAACAGCCGCCCGGTCTCTCAGTCGCCATTTACGATGGCGTCGAACCATCAGCGAGCACGCTGCTCTATTCAACCTCGGGTGACGCGGCGAAACCGCGCCGTGCCGCCATGGCAGCCGATGAGTACCTGGTCGTCGCGGGGCGCACCTGGACGCTCTCCATGAGCGCCAAGGACGAGTTCAAGGACAGCGTCGGCAGCAGTGCTGAGTCGCTGATCGCAGTCGCCGGCACGGGCTTGAGCTTGTTGCTGGCCTTGCTCGCGTGGCTCATGGCAACCGGGCGCGACCGTGCCGTCCGTCTCGCTGCCACCATGACCAGGGAACTGCGCGAGAGTGAAGAAAAGTTCCGCGCCATCGCCGACTGCACCGTCAACCTGGAAGTCTGGTGGGGGCTCGACGGCCGGCCACGCTGGATCAACCCCTCGGTCAAGGACTACAGCGGCTATACCGTGCAGGAGTGCCTGGCCATGCCCGACTTCGCTGGTACGCTGATTCATCCTGAAGACATGCCGCGTGTTGCACCCGAGTTGCAGAAGGGGCTGCAGGGCCTGCGGGGCGACGACCTGGAATTCCGGTGTGTCCGCAAGGATGGCTCCGTGTTCTGGCTGTCCGCGTCCTGGGTCCCCATCCAAGACGCCAAAGGGGTCTTCACGGGCTTTCGCACCAGCGGACGCGACGTCACCGACCGCAAACAGGCCGAGGCCGAACTGCGCATCGCCGCTGTCGCCTTCGACTCGCTGGAGGGCATGATGATGACCGATGCCAGCAGCGTGATCCTGCGGGTCAACAAGGCATTCACCGAGATCACGGGTTACTCGGCCGAGGAAGCCGTGGGTCAGACGCCACGGCTGATTCAATCGGGCCGTCACGGCGAGGACTTTTATCGCGCCATGTGGGACGACATCCGCCGCAAGGGCGGCTGGCAGGGCGAAGTCTGGAACCGGCGCAAGAGTGGCGAGGTCTATCCGCAATTGCTCAGCATCTCGGTGGTGAAGGATGCCGATGGCACCGTGACCCATTACATCGCCGCGCACCATGATATTTCGGAGCGCAAGAACGCAGAGGAAAGGATCAAGGAGTTGGCTTTTTTTGACCAGCTCACGGGTCTGGCCAATCGAACGCTCTTGCTCGATCGCGCCGTACAGACCATGGCCGCGAGTTCGCGTGACGGCAGTTTCGGCGCGCTGATGTTCATTGACCTCGACAATTTCAAGATGCTCAACGACACACTGGGCCATGACATGGGGGACATCTTGCTCAAGCAGGTGGCGCAGCGTCTGAACACCTGTGTGCGGGACGGCGACACCGTCGCCCGGCTCGGCGGGGATGAATTCGTCGTCAAGCTGGCAGGTCTGGGCACAGTGGCGGGAGAGGCCGCGGTCAGTGCCGAAACCGTTGCAGACAAGATTCTCACCGCCCTCAACCAGACCTACCAGCTGGGCAGTGTGGCCTACCACAGCACACCGAGCATTGGTGTGACGCTGTTCAAAGGGCAGAGCGTCGCGATCGAGGAGTTGATGAAGCAGGCTGATCTTGCCATGTACCGGGCCAAGGCCGCCAGTCGCAATACGGTTCGCTTCTTTGATCCGGCCATGGAATCCGTCATGATGGTGCGTGCCGCGCTGGAGCGCGATCTGCGTCAGGCCCTGGAGGAGCATCAGTTCGTGCTCCATTACCAGGCCCAGGTCGCGGGGGATTACCACTTGACAGGTGCCGAAGTCTTGGTGCGCTGGCAGCATCCCCAGCGCGGCATGGTGTGGCCCGATGACTTCATTCCTGCCGCCGAAGAAACCGGCTTGATTTTGCCTTTGGGCCACTGGGTACTGCAAACTGCCTGCACCCAGCTGACGATCTGGGCGGCGCGGCCCGAGACGGCCGATCTCACGGTGGCGGTGAATGTCAGCGCTCAGCAGTTCCGCCAGCCCGACTTCGTGGCCCAGGTGCTGGCGGTCCTCGCTGCGACCGGGGCCAACCCGCAGCGCCTCAAGCTGGAGCTGACTGAAAGCCTGCTGGTGTCGAATGTGCAAGACCTGATCGAGAAAATGGCGGCGTTGAAAGCCAAGGGCGTGGGCTTCTCGCTGGACGACTTCGGCACCGGCTTTTCCTCGCTGTCTTACCTGAAGCGGCTGCCGCTGGATCAGCTCAAGATTGACAAGTCCTTTGTGCGTGACGTGCTCACCGATCCCAATGACGCCGCCATTGCCAAGACCATCATTGCGCTGGCCCAGAGCCTGGCGCTGGGCGTCATCGCAGAAGGGGTGGAAACGTCAGCGCAACGGGACTTCCTGGCCCAGGCAGGCTGCCAGGCCTATCAGGGCTATTTCTTCAGCCGACCGGTGCCGCTCGAAGATTTCGAGCAGCTTTGCGCAGCGGGCTTGCGTGCGCCGGCAGGCGTCTGA
- a CDS encoding formate dehydrogenase subunit gamma — MKNVFSVASALALTLVLSSGPVGAQSTPAPAPAAAVPAVPAAPADAGAVKSQNIFEVKPDASQEPGYAMQTNGERAKVQPGNNAPMWRQVGSGVAGYSSLPKAQAPEAGVLIQPFVQYPGSRLTNAGEAWRQVRNNWIIPYGGSLVLLVLIAIALFHWRIGPMKVTEPYTGRKVERFTPFERAAHWTNAIAFCILAISGLIMAFGKFFLLPVMGLSLFGWLTYLLKNVHNFAGPVFTVSLLVVIITFMRDNLPAKGDVNWMLKGGGILSGQEIKSGRFNAGEKVTFWGGVFVLGLIAVVTGLFLNHLLPVVAYDRSNMQIALMVHAVSNVMMICMFLGHIYMGTIGTKDAYEGMRTGYVDEGWAKEHHALWLDDIKSGKIPAQRSSTPVPGQPVQV; from the coding sequence ATGAAAAATGTCTTTTCTGTTGCCTCTGCTTTGGCGCTGACGCTGGTGTTGTCCTCGGGCCCTGTCGGGGCGCAAAGCACACCTGCCCCGGCGCCAGCGGCGGCGGTTCCGGCCGTGCCGGCAGCGCCTGCGGATGCAGGGGCCGTCAAGAGCCAGAATATTTTCGAGGTGAAACCCGACGCCAGCCAGGAGCCCGGCTACGCCATGCAGACCAATGGCGAACGCGCCAAAGTGCAGCCGGGCAACAACGCGCCGATGTGGCGTCAGGTTGGCTCCGGCGTGGCGGGCTACAGCAGCCTGCCAAAAGCCCAGGCGCCCGAGGCCGGTGTGCTGATTCAGCCCTTCGTGCAGTACCCAGGCTCGCGCCTGACCAATGCGGGGGAAGCCTGGCGCCAGGTGCGCAACAACTGGATCATTCCCTACGGCGGCTCGCTGGTCTTGCTTGTGTTGATCGCCATCGCGCTGTTTCATTGGCGCATTGGTCCCATGAAGGTCACTGAGCCCTACACCGGCCGCAAGGTGGAGCGTTTCACCCCGTTCGAGCGTGCGGCGCACTGGACCAACGCCATTGCGTTCTGTATTTTGGCCATTTCGGGTTTGATCATGGCGTTTGGCAAGTTTTTCCTGTTGCCCGTGATGGGCCTGAGCCTGTTCGGCTGGTTGACGTACTTGTTAAAGAACGTGCACAACTTCGCCGGTCCGGTGTTCACGGTGTCGCTGCTGGTTGTGATCATCACCTTCATGCGCGACAACCTGCCGGCCAAGGGCGATGTCAATTGGATGCTCAAGGGTGGCGGCATCCTGTCCGGGCAAGAAATCAAGTCCGGGCGCTTCAATGCCGGTGAAAAGGTCACCTTTTGGGGCGGCGTGTTCGTCTTGGGCCTGATCGCGGTGGTCACAGGCTTGTTCCTGAATCATTTGTTGCCCGTAGTCGCTTACGACCGAAGCAATATGCAGATTGCGCTCATGGTGCATGCGGTGTCGAATGTGATGATGATCTGCATGTTCCTGGGCCACATCTACATGGGCACCATCGGCACCAAGGATGCCTACGAAGGCATGCGAACCGGTTATGTCGATGAGGGCTGGGCCAAGGAGCACCACGCGCTCTGGCTGGACGACATCAAGAGCGGCAAGATACCGGCCCAGCGTTCGTCGACACCGGTTCCCGGTCAACCCGTTCAAGTTTGA
- a CDS encoding ABC transporter permease yields the protein MNISFWRLGARSLWRDLRSGELRLLIVAVTLAVAALTAVGFFADRLKGGLQRDARQLLGGDALISSDNATPAAFAEKARALGLDVVQTLAFPTMARAPQALGGASKLVALKVVEPGYPLRGSLRVSSQPGGPGSITATIPQPGEAWIDAPVLDALRAQMGDALLLGDSSLRIAKIIVSEPDRGAGFMNFAPRVMINRADVAATGLIQPASRLTYRLAVAGADKSVTTFVDWAQLEVKKPQVRGVRVESLQGGRPELGQTLARAEKFLNLIALLAALLSAVAVALAARGFAAKHLDDCAMLRVLGLSQRSIAASYAFEFTLIGLLASSLGVAIGYAVHYAFVLLLAGLVAAALPPAGLWPVIFGLGMGLTLLLAFGLPPVLQLAQVPPLRVIRRDVGNLKPASLGVLGLGVAGFAVLLLAASSDVKLGLIAVGGFAAATVLFAVLSWGAVVLLRRVVNERTAPRAVILAMRQISARPAYAVVQVSALALGLLALVLLVLLRTDLINSWRQATPLDAPNRFVINVMPEQGDAFGAALRAAGVSKFDWYPMIRGRLVAINGRAVTPDDYADDRAKHLVDREFNLSNSAKKPAQNELVAGRWIEEEPGAISVEEGIAKTLGLKIGDSLNFDVGGQQIQSRITSLRKVDWGSMRANFFVMYPVSTLPDVPSTFMSAFKAPATPGFDNTLVRAFPNITSVDMTATLAQVQRVLDQVIGAVEFLFAFTLAAGLVVLFAAVTATREERAREFAIMRAVGAKSSLLRQVQRIELIGVGLLAGFLASIVASAVGWALARYVFEFDWIVSLWVPLLGSLSGALLALAAGWWGLRDVLRRPVVETLRRTAQ from the coding sequence ATGAACATTTCTTTCTGGCGCCTTGGCGCTCGCTCTTTATGGCGCGACCTGCGCTCCGGTGAACTTCGATTGCTGATCGTGGCGGTCACGCTGGCGGTGGCGGCCTTGACCGCGGTCGGTTTCTTTGCCGATCGGCTCAAGGGCGGTCTACAACGCGATGCGCGGCAGCTGCTTGGCGGTGATGCGCTCATTTCAAGCGACAACGCCACACCCGCCGCGTTTGCCGAGAAAGCGCGCGCGCTGGGCCTGGACGTGGTGCAGACGCTGGCTTTCCCGACCATGGCGCGCGCGCCGCAGGCCCTGGGTGGCGCCAGCAAACTGGTGGCCCTGAAGGTGGTGGAGCCCGGTTATCCGCTGCGCGGCAGTTTGCGGGTCAGCAGCCAGCCGGGTGGACCCGGCAGCATCACCGCCACCATTCCCCAGCCCGGCGAGGCCTGGATCGACGCGCCCGTGCTGGATGCTCTTCGGGCGCAGATGGGAGATGCCTTGCTGCTGGGTGACAGCAGTTTGCGCATTGCCAAAATTATTGTCAGCGAGCCGGACCGGGGTGCTGGTTTCATGAATTTTGCGCCGCGCGTCATGATCAACCGCGCCGATGTGGCGGCCACCGGACTGATCCAGCCCGCCAGCCGTCTGACTTACCGCCTGGCCGTTGCTGGCGCCGACAAAAGCGTTACTACGTTTGTCGACTGGGCCCAGCTTGAGGTCAAAAAGCCCCAGGTGCGCGGCGTGCGCGTGGAGTCGCTGCAAGGCGGGCGCCCGGAACTGGGGCAGACACTGGCGCGCGCCGAGAAGTTCCTCAATCTGATTGCCTTGCTGGCGGCGCTCTTGAGTGCCGTGGCGGTGGCGCTGGCAGCGCGTGGTTTTGCGGCCAAGCACCTCGACGATTGCGCCATGCTGCGCGTGCTGGGTTTGAGCCAGCGCAGCATTGCCGCCAGTTATGCCTTTGAGTTCACACTGATCGGCTTGCTGGCCAGTTCGCTCGGGGTGGCCATCGGCTACGCGGTGCATTACGCGTTTGTGCTGCTGTTGGCCGGTCTGGTGGCTGCGGCGCTGCCGCCGGCGGGCCTGTGGCCGGTCATTTTCGGCCTGGGCATGGGCTTGACGCTGTTGCTGGCCTTCGGCCTGCCGCCGGTCCTGCAACTGGCGCAGGTGCCGCCGCTGCGCGTGATCCGCCGGGATGTGGGCAACCTCAAACCCGCCTCGCTGGGTGTGCTGGGTCTGGGCGTGGCTGGTTTTGCGGTGCTGCTGCTGGCCGCCAGCAGTGATGTCAAGCTCGGTCTGATCGCGGTGGGGGGCTTTGCTGCGGCCACCGTGCTGTTTGCGGTCTTGAGCTGGGGCGCGGTCGTGCTGCTGCGCCGTGTGGTCAACGAGCGCACCGCGCCGCGCGCCGTGATTCTGGCCATGCGGCAGATTTCGGCTCGTCCGGCGTATGCCGTGGTGCAGGTCAGCGCGCTGGCGCTCGGCTTGCTGGCGCTGGTGCTGCTGGTGTTGTTGCGCACCGACCTGATCAACAGTTGGCGCCAGGCCACGCCGTTGGACGCGCCGAACCGCTTTGTCATCAACGTCATGCCCGAGCAGGGCGATGCGTTCGGGGCCGCCCTGCGCGCTGCGGGGGTGAGCAAATTTGACTGGTATCCCATGATTCGAGGCCGTCTGGTGGCGATCAACGGCCGGGCGGTGACACCCGACGACTATGCAGACGACCGCGCCAAACATCTGGTGGACCGCGAGTTCAACCTGTCCAACAGCGCGAAGAAGCCGGCTCAGAATGAATTGGTGGCCGGTCGCTGGATTGAAGAGGAGCCCGGCGCCATCAGCGTGGAAGAAGGGATTGCCAAAACACTGGGTCTCAAGATCGGCGACAGCCTGAACTTTGACGTCGGCGGGCAGCAGATTCAATCCAGAATCACCTCCCTGCGCAAAGTGGACTGGGGCTCGATGCGGGCCAATTTTTTTGTCATGTACCCGGTGAGTACACTGCCCGATGTGCCCAGCACCTTCATGAGCGCCTTCAAGGCGCCAGCCACACCTGGTTTTGACAACACCCTGGTGCGCGCTTTCCCCAACATCACCAGCGTCGACATGACGGCCACGCTGGCGCAGGTGCAGCGCGTGCTCGATCAGGTGATTGGCGCGGTGGAGTTCTTGTTTGCCTTTACCCTGGCGGCCGGCCTGGTGGTGCTGTTTGCCGCCGTGACCGCCACGCGCGAGGAGCGCGCCCGTGAATTTGCCATCATGCGCGCCGTCGGCGCCAAAAGCAGCCTGCTGCGCCAGGTGCAACGGATCGAGCTGATCGGCGTGGGCTTGCTGGCCGGTTTTCTGGCCTCCATCGTCGCCAGCGCGGTCGGTTGGGCACTGGCGCGCTATGTGTTTGAGTTTGACTGGATCGTCTCGCTCTGGGTGCCGCTGCTGGGGTCCCTGAGTGGTGCGCTGCTGGCGCTGGCGGCCGGCTGGTGGGGTCTGCGTGACGTGTTGCGCCGCCCGGTGGTGGAGACACTGCGGCGGACGGCACAGTAG